The region ATAGCTTACCTGTCGCGTGAAATCACGCAGCTCGCCATTGTCGAGTTTTGCGGTGACCAGCAGTTGTTGTCGCGCGTCTTTCCCGCGAAGGCGGAGCGCCGGGTCGAGCCCTTTTCCGCCGGGTGAGGGAAGTTGAAACTCCAGACTCGCCAGTCTGTCGGGCGGCTCTTTGGAAATCAAAGCGGCGGTGGAAAAAACGCCGAACAACCAACCGATAGCGATCAACTCCGGCATCACCGATTGGTTCGTTGCTCGCGACAACATGGCAGCTAAATCAATTCCTTCATCGGCTGGCAGCCGGCATCGACCAGGTACTGGGGCCGGCCCGCCAGATCGTTGATGGTTGTCTTGTTCACGTCGATGCCGAGATTATGATAGAGGGTCGCGAAAACTTCTCCGAATGCAACGGGCCGTTCGACCGGCTCGCCGCCCCAACGGTCCGTGGACCCGATGATCTGACCGGTTTTCATTCCGCCACCCGCCAGCAATGCGCAGGTCACCTTCGGCCAGTGGTCGCGGCCCGCGTCCTTGTTGATGGTCGGCGTGCGACCGAACTCGCCCCAGACGACGACCGATACGTCTTTGTTCAGTCCGCGCTGGTGCAGGTCTTCAATCAGCGCGGCGACGCCCTGGTCGAGCAGAGGCAGGTCTGCCTTCGCGTTCTTGTGGTTGTTGCCGTGATAGTCCCAGAAACCGAAGGCCACGGTTACGACGCGCGCGCCCGCTTCGACAAGGCGGCGGGCGACCAGAAACTGTTCCATCAACATCGGCGCGGCGTCCCCGTGGGGCTTTGGGTCGCCCTTGCCGTATCGTTCAATCACGCGCTTGTCTTCACGTTGATAATCGAGCGCCTCAAGCAATTTGCTGGAGGTGAGCACACCGAAGGCCTGTTCGTTAAACGCGTCGAGTCCTTCCATCAAACCGCTGGTGTCCACGTCGCGGCGGAACCTGTCAAAGCCCGCCAGCAGGGCGCGGCGATCGGCGAGACGATCGAGTGTCACGCCATTGAGCACCATGTCATCCTTGCCGTTGCCTTCCGGGCGGAAGGAACGGTGTGCGGCGCCAATGTACCCGGGACCAGCGTCGTTGTAAGGCTGGTGCTGCATTCTTGGTTCGAGCCCGATGAATTCCGGGACCGCCGGGTTGAGCGGGCCAAGCAGTTTCGAGACTGCGGAACCGAAAGACGGCCAGCCGCCCGGAGGCTGGTTGCGTTTCGAGCGGCCCGTCATGCAATGGAAGTCGGAATGGTCATCCACGGCGTCGGAGATGGATCGCACGAAGGCGAGTTTATCCGCGATCCTCGCGATGCGCGGCAGATGTTCGCAAATCTGGATGCCGGGGACGTTCGTCGGGATCGGCTTGAACTCGCCGCGAATTTCCAGCGGCGCGTCCATCTTCAAATCGAACATGTCCTGATGGGGCGGCCCGCCGGGCAGGTAAATCATGATGACCGCCTTGTGCGAATCGCGTATGCCGGACTTCGATTCGGCCTGAAGCAATTGCGGCAGCGCGAGACCGCCCAGACCGAGCGCGCCGATTCTTAGAAAGTTGCGGCGCGAGATTCCGTCACAGAAGCGGGAGGAGTTGCCGTAAATCGTGAGCATGAGTCGTCAGATCAGTTCTTTCATCGCCTGACAGCCGGCATCGACCAGATACTGCGGACGTCCGCTGAGATCAGGAATCGTGACTTTGCTCACGTCGATGCCAAGGTTGTGATAGAGCGTCGCGAACACGTCGCCAAATTGAACCGGCCGTTCATTCGCCTCGCCGCCGAGCCGGTCCGTGGACCCGATGACCTGCCCAGTCTTCATGCCGCCTCCAGCCAGCAACGCGCAGGAAACACGGGGCCAATGATCGCGCCCGGCGTCCTTGTTGATCGTTGGCGTGCGTCCAAATTCGCCCCACACCACAACTGAAACGTCTTTGTCGAGACCGCGCTGGTGGAGGTCTTCCACCAGGGCGCTGACGCCTTGATCCAGCAATGGCAGATCCTGCCGCAGCGCGCCGAAATTGTCGCCGTGATGGTCCCAGCGGCTGAACGCCAGCGTCACGCACCGCGCCCCTGCTTCGACGAGCCGCCGGGCGATGAGCATGTGTTCCATCAGTTTTGGCCCGCCATCGTCGCGATTCTTCGGATCCCCTGTGCCGTAACGCTCCCGGACCTTCTTGTCCTCCTTTTCAAGATCGAGCGCATTGAGGAGTTTGCTGGACGTGAGAATGCCGAAGGCTTGATCGTTGAACGCGTCGAGTCCCTCCATCATTCCACTCGCATCCAGATCGCGGCGAAAGGTGTCAAAGCTCGTGAGCAGCGCCCGGCGGTCTGCGAGGCGATCAAGCGTGACGCCATTCAACACCATGTCATCCTTGCCACTGCCTTTGTTGGGTTGAAAGGGGGCGTGGGCGACGCCAAGAAAGCCGGGCTGACCGTTGTCCGCCCATTCCATGTGCCCCATTTTCGGCGCGAGGCCGACGAACGGAGGAACCGATCGGTCCACCGGACCATACAACTTCGATAACACCGACCCCAGACAGGGCCAACCGCCGAGCGGCGCGCCACGCGGATGGCGGCCCGTCAGGCAGGTGACGGCATCATGCCGATCCTCGGCGCCGACCATTGAGCGAATCAGCGCCATCTTGTCCATCATTCTGGCCAGCTGCGGAAGGTGTTCACAAATCTGGATACCCGAAACGTTTGTGGGAATCGGTTTGAACTCGCCACGAATCTCCGATGGGGCGTCCATCTTGAGATCGAAAATGTCCTGATGCGAAGGTCCGCCCGGCAGGAAAATCATGATGACCGCCTTGTGCGAGCGGCGGATGCCGGATTGCGACTCGGCGCGCAAAAGCTGGGGCAGCGTCAGGCCCCCAAGACCGAGCGCGCCAATCCTGAGGAAGTTCCGACGCGAAATGCCATCGCAGAACCGTTGTCTGGGTCCATAGATTGTTAGCATAGGCGCTGTAGCCAATTCTGCCGCACCATTTGGTCGGCACGGATACCGGAGTTTACCGAGTCTGTTTCACAGCGGCGTTTAGGTCAAGCCGCGATTTCGTGAATCTTCAACAGTGTCAGCAGGTTCTCGCTTCCCGCTATTCCCGATTTCGACGGGATCAGTGTAAGGCAAATTCAATACCAATCGCATCGCTGCACCAGTTCGCGATTCGGGTGAGGTTTTGCTCGAACCGCGGCGCAAAATTTGCTAAAACGACCGCCAATGGAAGCCCGTTTGCGTCCCGGCAAAGACAATCCCCGAATGGGCAGGTCGAACGTGCGAAGAACCCGCGGCTTCACGGATTGGTTGAGACGGTTTATTCCAGTCGGCGTTGTTGTTTGTGGATTAATTTCTCGCGCGGCTTCGCCGGTTGTCATCAATGAAATCCACTACAATCCGGACCAGAAAACCGAGCACGTGGAGTTCATCGAATTATTTAACGTCGGGACGAACACCGTTGATTTGTCGGGTTGGTATTTCTCGGACGGGATCCAATACACATTCGGCAACGGGACTTTTCTGGCGGCAGGCGGCTATCTGGTCGTGGCCCGGGAGCCGACGGCGGTCCTGACGAAGTTTGGAGCCGCCGCTTTGGGACCCTGGACGGGAACGCTGAACAATGACGGTGACAGGATTGTCCTTCGAAACGCGGCGGGTGCCGTGGAAGACGAGGTGGATTATCAACCGGGCTTCCCGTGGCCGACGGTTGGCGACGCGCCGGGTTACTCAATCGAGCTGATCAATCCCACGTTCGACAACAATCTCGGCGCAAACTGGCGCGCCTCCGCCGCCGGCAATCCGGCGCAACAGAGTCAGACGCTCATCGCGGACCATTCGGACTGGAAATATCTGGAAGGCCTGAGTGAGGCGTCATCGCCGACGACGGCGTGGCGCGCGCTGAATTTCGACGACTCGGGATGGCCAACAGGCGCGGCGCCGATCGGTTACGATCCGGCGATCGCGATGGGAACCTACCTCAACGACATGCGGTCGAATTACACGACTGTTTTCTTTCGCGCCAAATTCGTTGTGAACGATCCGTCGCAGATCGGCGCGCTGGCGCTGGAGGCGTTGTATGATGACGGATTCAAGGTGTGGATCAACGGCGCGAATGTTCTGAACGTAAACATTTCTTCCGCAGAGGTTCCGTTCGACGGCACGGCCGGCCCGGCGCGAGAAGACGGGAGCTACAATCATTTCGATCTGAATTCGCCGCAGGGTTATCTGGTGTCGGGCACAAATATCATCGCCATTCAGGCGGCAAATTCGAGCCTTACCGCGAGCAGTGACTTCTTTCTCGATCCGCGGCTGCTGGCGACGATCGGTCCCGCCACGCACGGACCAACGCCGGGAAAACTCAACTCGGTTTTCGCCACAAACTCACCGCCCGCGATCCGGCAGGTGGACCATGGTCCGAGACAGCCGAAGTCGAACCAACCGGTCAGCATAACCGCGAAAGTCACCGACCCCGACGGTGTCGCGAGCGTCGTCTTGCAATACCAGATCGTTGACCCGGGAAACTACATCGAGTTAACCGACGCGGCTTACACGAACAATTGGATCTCGCTTCCGATGAGGGATGATGGCACGGGCGGCGACTCCATGGCGGGAGACAGCATCTATACCACGGATTTGCCGCAATCATTGCAGGTGCACCGGCGGCTCGTGCGCTATCGGATCACCGCGACCGACAATGGCGGGCTGGGTGTGACCGTGCCGTACGCCGATGATCCGCAGCCGAACTTCGCGTATTTTGTTTATGACGGCGTCCCGGCATGGACGGGAGCCGTGCGTCCGGGCGTGACCGCCGGTTTCACTGTCAGCTCAAATGAAATGAACCGCCTGCCGGTCTATCAATTGATCTCGAAAAAAAGTTCCGTGCTTACGGCCACCGGTTGGAATCCCGGCGCGCCGAACAATCAGTATGGCGGTGACGATTACCTCTGGCTCGGGACAATGGTCTATGACGGGGTGGTTTACGATCACATGCGCTACCGGATGCGAGGCGGTGTGTGGCGTTATTCAATGGGAAAGAACGCGTGGAAGTTCGCTTTCAATCGGGGGCACAACCTGCAAGCGCGTGATGATTGGGGGGAAAAATACAACACTCTTTGGCGCCGGTTGAGTTTTCGTCCGGACATCCAACAGGGTGATTATCTGCACCGTGGCGAACAGGGGATGTTCGAGTCGGTGGGTTACAAACTGTTCCGGCTCGCAGGTGTGGACGCGCCGCTGACCACGCATGTTCAGTTCCGCATTGTGGACGAAGCGACCGAGACACCGGCGGGCGATCAATACAACGGCGATTTTTGGGGCCTGTATCTGGTCGTGGAGGAGCAGGATGGCCGCTTCCTCGATGAGCGCGGGCTGCCGGACGGAAACATTTACGACATGGAGTCCGGCACCGGCACGCTGAATAACATCGGTCCCGATGGCCCGCTCGACAAATCGGACCTCAACACCTTCCTCAATACGTACAACACCACGACGCCGACCGACGCGTGGTGGCGCACCAACCTGAATCTTCCGCAATACTACAGTTATCAGACAATTCTGCAGGGCATCCACCAGTACGACATCG is a window of Candidatus Angelobacter sp. DNA encoding:
- a CDS encoding DUF1501 domain-containing protein, giving the protein MLTIYGNSSRFCDGISRRNFLRIGALGLGGLALPQLLQAESKSGIRDSHKAVIMIYLPGGPPHQDMFDLKMDAPLEIRGEFKPIPTNVPGIQICEHLPRIARIADKLAFVRSISDAVDDHSDFHCMTGRSKRNQPPGGWPSFGSAVSKLLGPLNPAVPEFIGLEPRMQHQPYNDAGPGYIGAAHRSFRPEGNGKDDMVLNGVTLDRLADRRALLAGFDRFRRDVDTSGLMEGLDAFNEQAFGVLTSSKLLEALDYQREDKRVIERYGKGDPKPHGDAAPMLMEQFLVARRLVEAGARVVTVAFGFWDYHGNNHKNAKADLPLLDQGVAALIEDLHQRGLNKDVSVVVWGEFGRTPTINKDAGRDHWPKVTCALLAGGGMKTGQIIGSTDRWGGEPVERPVAFGEVFATLYHNLGIDVNKTTINDLAGRPQYLVDAGCQPMKELI
- a CDS encoding DUF1501 domain-containing protein, which produces MLTIYGPRQRFCDGISRRNFLRIGALGLGGLTLPQLLRAESQSGIRRSHKAVIMIFLPGGPSHQDIFDLKMDAPSEIRGEFKPIPTNVSGIQICEHLPQLARMMDKMALIRSMVGAEDRHDAVTCLTGRHPRGAPLGGWPCLGSVLSKLYGPVDRSVPPFVGLAPKMGHMEWADNGQPGFLGVAHAPFQPNKGSGKDDMVLNGVTLDRLADRRALLTSFDTFRRDLDASGMMEGLDAFNDQAFGILTSSKLLNALDLEKEDKKVRERYGTGDPKNRDDGGPKLMEHMLIARRLVEAGARCVTLAFSRWDHHGDNFGALRQDLPLLDQGVSALVEDLHQRGLDKDVSVVVWGEFGRTPTINKDAGRDHWPRVSCALLAGGGMKTGQVIGSTDRLGGEANERPVQFGDVFATLYHNLGIDVSKVTIPDLSGRPQYLVDAGCQAMKELI
- a CDS encoding lamin tail domain-containing protein, yielding MEARLRPGKDNPRMGRSNVRRTRGFTDWLRRFIPVGVVVCGLISRAASPVVINEIHYNPDQKTEHVEFIELFNVGTNTVDLSGWYFSDGIQYTFGNGTFLAAGGYLVVAREPTAVLTKFGAAALGPWTGTLNNDGDRIVLRNAAGAVEDEVDYQPGFPWPTVGDAPGYSIELINPTFDNNLGANWRASAAGNPAQQSQTLIADHSDWKYLEGLSEASSPTTAWRALNFDDSGWPTGAAPIGYDPAIAMGTYLNDMRSNYTTVFFRAKFVVNDPSQIGALALEALYDDGFKVWINGANVLNVNISSAEVPFDGTAGPAREDGSYNHFDLNSPQGYLVSGTNIIAIQAANSSLTASSDFFLDPRLLATIGPATHGPTPGKLNSVFATNSPPAIRQVDHGPRQPKSNQPVSITAKVTDPDGVASVVLQYQIVDPGNYIELTDAAYTNNWISLPMRDDGTGGDSMAGDSIYTTDLPQSLQVHRRLVRYRITATDNGGLGVTVPYADDPQPNFAYFVYDGVPAWTGAVRPGVTAGFTVSSNEMNRLPVYQLISKKSSVLTATGWNPGAPNNQYGGDDYLWLGTMVYDGVVYDHMRYRMRGGVWRYSMGKNAWKFAFNRGHNLQARDDWGEKYNTLWRRLSFRPDIQQGDYLHRGEQGMFESVGYKLFRLAGVDAPLTTHVQFRIVDEATETPAGDQYNGDFWGLYLVVEEQDGRFLDERGLPDGNIYDMESGTGTLNNIGPDGPLDKSDLNTFLNTYNTTTPTDAWWRTNLNLPQYYSYQTILQGIHQYDIADGKNYFYYRNPVLGQWEVWPWDLDLTWADNMYRAGVSGGDEPFKSRVLSNFSTAPAHPVLAIEFRNRVREIRDLLFNSDQAYQVIDEMAALVRGPPGQPSIIDADRAQWDYNPVMVNSSIVNLSKAGQGRFYQFPNEPSVSKDFNGCIQLLKNYVNYRATSAALATGVAGLDGLAADSQIPNRPTIAAIGPANYPLNRLQFRSSSYSGANPFAAMKWRIGEVTDTNAPAFDPTEPRHYEITAAWESGESATFNSDITIPSSAVKVGHAYRVRVRMKDTTGRWSNWSQPVQFVVGLPDNAVALVDNLRITELMYDPPGGGEFEFIELHNLSTNLTLDLNGVNFTSGVDWTFDAQTLMPPDSYLVLVGTTNLAAFRANYGLSVSTPMAGPYSGSLANGGEQITLKTGAAG